Proteins co-encoded in one Arachis hypogaea cultivar Tifrunner chromosome 13, arahy.Tifrunner.gnm2.J5K5, whole genome shotgun sequence genomic window:
- the LOC112732889 gene encoding uncharacterized protein, whose translation MKVTESEAEAEGVTVRECIEVMSSLLSEIPSMESFKGKWSLIGATLTHLQTHLSDSDFPASNPLSLDLLRSLSQTLHHALSLAQHCHSPNPPHGKLKTQSDLHSLLDTLNRHLHDSTILSRTHIDNAAALSTNPRDSLRSQSRNLITRLQIGSPDSRNSAMDSLLSLLHQDDKNVVIAVAQGVVPVLVRTLDHSTSSESKEKAVAAIARISTVDTSKPVLAAEGLLLLNHLLRVLDSGSGFAKEKACIALQALSYSKENARAIGSRGGISSLLEICQAGTPGSQASAAGVLRNLSRFAEIKENLVEENAVFVLLGLASSGTALAQENAIACLCGLVSEDQSLKLSVVREGALESLKNFWESGRSPDVAIEFLGQLASCSRVADVVVSDGFVVPRVVAALGSGVMAVRVAAGRAAYAMCLESARARKELGECGGVSPLIKMLVDGKSTEEKEAGAKALSVMLMHAGNRRVFRKDERGIVSAVQLLNPSVVGLDKRYPVSLLESLVHSKKCKKQMVAAGACVYTQKLVDMDVPGSKKLLESLGRAKIWGVFARP comes from the coding sequence ATGAAAGTAACAGAATCCGAAGCGGAGGCGGAGGGGGTGACCGTAAGGGAGTGCATTGAAGTGATGTCAAGCCTCCTGAGCGAAATCCCATCCATGGAGAGCTTCAAGGGAAAGTGGTCACTCATCGGAGCCACACTGACACACCTCCAAACCCACCTCTCCGACTCCGATTTCCCCGCCTCAAACCCACTATCCCTCGACCTCCTCCGCTCTCTCTCGCAAACGCTCCACCACGCTCTCTCCCTCGCCCAACACTGCCACTCCCCCAACCCCCCTCACGGCAAGCTCAAGACACAGAGCGACCTCCACTCCCTCCTCGACACCCTCAACCGCCACCTCCACGACTCCACCATCCTCTCCCGCACCCATATCGACAACGCCGCCGCCCTCTCCACCAACCCCCGCGACTCTCTCAGATCCCAATCCAGGAACCTCATCACCCGCCTCCAAATCGGCTCACCCGACTCTCGAAACTCCGCCATGGACTCCCTGCTTTCTCTTCTCCATCAGGACGACAAGAACGTCGTCATCGCCGTCGCGCAGGGCGTGGTCCCGGTACTCGTGCGCACACTGGATCACTCCACCTCCTCTGAGTCCAAGGAAAAAGCCGTTGCCGCCATCGCCAGAATCTCAACCGTCGACACCAGCAAGCCCGTCCTCGCTGCCGAGGGCTTGCTTCTCCTCAACCATCTCCTCCGGGTCCTCGATTCCGGAAGCGGGTTCGCGAAGGAGAAAGCCTGCATAGCGCTTCAGGCGCTGAGTTACTCGAAGGAGAACGCCAGGGCCATAGGCTCACGCGGCGGAATCTCGTCGCTCTTGGAGATCTGCCAAGCTGGCACTCCCGGTTCTCAAGCCTCCGCCGCCGGCGTTCTCAGGAATTTATCGCGCTTCGCCGAGATCAAGGAGAATCTCGTAGAAGAAAACGCTGTTTTCGTCCTCTTGGGTCTCGCTTCTTCCGGAACTGCGTTGGCGCAAGAGAATGCCATCGCCTGCCTCTGTGGTTTAGTCTCTGAGGACCAAAGCTTGAAGCTTTCGGTGGTTAGGGAAGGTGCGCTGGAGAGCTTGAAGAATTTCTGGGAGTCGGGTCGGAGCCCCGATGTAGCAATTGAATTTCTGGGTCAGCTGGCTTCGTGTTCGCGCGTGGCGGACGTTGTTGTCTCCGATGGGTTTGTTGTGCCGCGTGTGGTGGCTGCATTGGGGTCCGGAGTTATGGCGGTTAGAGTTGCGGCAGGTAGAGCCGCATATGCTATGTGTTTGGAGAGCGCAAGAGCAAGGAAGGAGTTGGGTGAGTGCGGCGGCGTTAGCCCTCTGATAAAGATGCTGGTGGACGGGAAGAGCACGGAGGAGAAGGAGGCGGGTGCGAAAGCATTGTCGGTGATGCTGATGCATGCAGGGAATCGGAGAGTGTTTCGGAAGGACGAGAGAGGGATAGTGAGTGCGGTTCAGCTGTTGAACCCTTCGGTGGTGGGTTTGGATAAGAGGTACCCGGTGTCGTTGCTGGAGTCGCTGGTTCATTCCAAGAAGTGTAAGAAGCAGATGGTTGCTGCTGGTGCTTGTGTTTACACTCAGAAGCTTGTGGACATGGATGTCCCTGGTTCCAAGAAGCTCTTAGAGAGCCTTGGTCGTGCCAAGATTTGGGGTGTTTTTGCTAGACCCTAA